GAGCAGATAAAAAGTCTGTACAATAAGTGAAGGGTCTATATTCAATCTATTTTTGTTTACTATTGAGATCATCTTTTTGAGAGGGTGTtattgttcttgttgttttgtcaaACCATAGACCAGGGacgggcaactttggtcacagcacgggccacattcatttaattctcactgccagagggccaaattgtagtatacaaaaaacgactacagtcaattatgtctgaaatttaactcaacatatattgtataccagtgatcaaatattattaagattaagattaacttttattgatccctgcaaggggaaatttcagtttttacactctgttttatcatgcaacacacacttaggctgaaatatacacacatgcagaaacaggatcctatggacagagtgacagagcggcccacagtgggtgctcctgagctggtgggcggcagggggtttggtgccttgctcaagggcaccttggcagtgctcaggatgTCCCTCCGGTGATggaaccctccggttcccaacccatgtccctacagactgagctacggCCGGCCacattatggacatatttctgatttcatggcagattttgtcatgttttcttcatgttttgatatataaaaattgatctgagggccacattgagggttgagagggccgcatgtggcccccgggccgccaatTGCCCACCCCTGCCATagactgtacaaaaaaaaaaaaagtattctatGTGTAAAACTGATACAATCCAGTGGGTGGCGGCAATGTAACCACTCTGGATATCAATCGCCTTAAAAgtcaagagaagaagaataacaagTTGCCTCTGTGacgtttttctgtgtttcttccgGGTAGACTTGTTTACAGTACAACATTAGACGAAACGAGCTTTGTGAATATGACGGACCAGAAAGCTGATAATATCACCTCTATCCCCATCGATGAGTTCAGCAATTTAAGAATTACGTCGATATGGACTTTCCTCATGTCTGTAAGTTCAATTGTACTTCCTGACTCAAAGTGCTAGCTGTGAGCTAACAGTTGCTATCACGGAATAATAGACCCACGTTGTCTTTAATGAACCATTATttaaagactgtgtgtgtgtgtgtgtgtgtgtgtgtgtgtgtgtgtgtgtgtgtgtgtgtgtgtgtgtgtgtgtgtgtgtgtgtgtgtgtgtgtgtgtgtgtgtgtgtgtgtgtgtgtgtgtgtgtgtgtgtgtgtgtgtgtgtgtgtgtgtgtgtgtgtgtgtgtgtgtgtgtgtgtgtgtgtgtgtgtgtgtcctcaggtgcAGTGGTCGGAGCCTTGGCTCATCGGGATGTTGgtgtttcatgttgtgtgtttgttcctgACTGTGTTGACCTGCAGGTATTACAAAGCTCAGATATGTCTCTTCATGCTCATGGGTaagttaaagacagaaaaactactattattattattgttattgttattattattattattatgtccctTAAGGAGAACTAATGATTTAATAGCATGTCatacttaaacacacattttgaaataaatgatgtACAGCACTGTGTCAAAACTCTTtgaactgctgtgtttttaGGCATTTCTGTAATTTTACCCTGAATTTAATGACAACAGGGCCTAgaacaggggtgggcaactggcggcccaggGGCCacatgcaccccccccccccccccccaatcaaccctcaatgtggccctcaggtcaatttttttCATATCCATGAATTGAAAacgtgacaaaatctgccatgaaatcacgAAAACCAGAAACAcatccataataatatttgatcactggtatatgttgagttaaatttgagacataattgtttttattttttttagaattgattcataattgatcgtttttgtatactacaatttggccctttgGCAGGGAGAATTAATTGAACGTGGCCCTTGccgtgaccaaagttgcccatccctggccTAGAATATTCATATACTAGATAAGCATATACTATCACAATTGAGCTAAAACGCGGTGTACATGTGGTTTTAAGTTAATCCTAATATAGACAGAAACGTCCCTTtagtgggtgctggatccagaaatgttgtaaagaaGCACAAAGAAGGAGCTCCCGttaaaggatttatttagaAACAAGTGACGTTTTGAGCTGACGTGCTCTTCCTCAGACTCGTAGTAGGTGTCTGAAGAAGCGTCACTTGTTGCTAAGTTAATACTATGAAACACATTTATCTACTCTCTATATAATCTGCTATGTGTTGCTTTGATCTGGGTAATCAAAAAGCCACTACATtggtttttttattcaaaattaaTCCAACATACtcagttgatttttttccccaacttttactttccttttttatcGTTTGTGTCCGTTTTATAATCCAAAAGTTCTCCCATAATATATAAAATCCTCCTGGGTTCAATAGTTTTATTCTATTGTAATTCACGTAAACACACCTACCTTTGTGTTGGCAGTAAAAACGGACTTTTGAGAGATACTTACTTCATAACCATCAACAGTGTCAGTAAATCTCATATCTCTTCCACGGATATGTTAAGTGATATTCAGATCAAATAACCTGATGATGACATGTTGAAAGTAAGTTGTGAAGTTAGTAAAGTGGGGATATAAACTTGGTTCTTATGTGAATACATATCATGAGTCTGCTTTTCCTCTTTCACAGCTGGCCTTGTGTATAGTGCTGAATATCTAAATGAGTTTGCTGCCATGAACTGGAGGTAAGACCGATACTCagaaggtttttgttttgtttcttctatgtctgaaattgtgtttgtgtgtgtgttggggctttgttttttaaagtacacATACAGTAGTTCAGAAACTtgtcaagactttttttttttttttttttttgcaggtccTTTTCTAATTTCCAGTACTTTGATTCCAAGGGAATGTTCATATCTTTGGTCTACTCTATTCCTCTTCTGCTAAACACAGTCATTATTGTGGTAAGATAATCCTCATCATTGCCAAAGCAAATCCAGTGTTAGAATCACCACCAGACACCGGTTCTCATGAATGCTTGTGTTGCACTTTGACAGATGGTGTGGGTGTACAGGACCTTTTCAACTATGACTGAACTTAAAACACTCCAGCTCAAGCGAAAGGCccgcagagagaagagagagaagactgACTGATCTCCCGACTTGTATCCAAACATGGGCCTCATTTGGAGGAATTAAGAAAAAGAAGCGTCTCTGCCATGCTAATCCTGAATTTTGGAATAGGAAGACAGATTCCTTCTTGTGACTGTAACAGGATTTATCATTGATGTTGGTCAGGACTGGTTAAGAAAGAGGCTGCTGAATAATCTGTACATTATGAGATTTACAAGGACCAAAGGACAGTTACTGTTTTGTATATAATgttttgaagtgtttgaaatgacacaacaaaaattaaaatgtttttgaccGACCTGTGTTTGACTGCTAATTTCAGGGTTCTTTGCATTGGTAAGATGTACGAGTTTAAAGAGCACTCGTTTGACCTTTTTTAAAGGGTTAAGTGTAATTGATTTTAAACAACCTTTATACCGCAGGCGGTTTTTATGTCTCTCTCCTTATTTATGTAGGGAAGGCCACTCTGGGTTAAGCATAATTCTCTTCCTGTTCATTAATCCATTCCCTCAGACTATGGGAGGACATGCTCACATAAATAATGTTGATGTAAAGTAGGGGAAAGTCACAAGGCATTAGCTCTATTCAACAGGCTACTGCGGGCCGGACTCACATCAAATGAAGTGGTTTCTATACCAGCCGAGGTGGCTTTGAATCATAGAATCAGTCAAACTTGTCTGACAGCTCCCCCACACTGgattggggggtgggggggttgcaGGG
The Labrus bergylta chromosome 15, fLabBer1.1, whole genome shotgun sequence DNA segment above includes these coding regions:
- the tmem18 gene encoding transmembrane protein 18, yielding MTDQKADNITSIPIDEFSNLRITSIWTFLMSVQWSEPWLIGMLVFHVVCLFLTVLTCRYYKAQICLFMLMAGLVYSAEYLNEFAAMNWRSFSNFQYFDSKGMFISLVYSIPLLLNTVIIVMVWVYRTFSTMTELKTLQLKRKARREKREKTD